A window of the Halosimplex halophilum genome harbors these coding sequences:
- a CDS encoding urease subunit gamma yields the protein MNLTPKEQERLTVFMAAELARRRKERGVRLNHPEAVAYISDWCVERARDGWDVAEIRAEASQLLDPEDVMPGVPEMVDMIQVEPVFPDGTKLVTVHDPIRSSGAMDPGSDDEAAADGGEPAGDAETDAAGAEEADS from the coding sequence ATGAACTTAACGCCCAAAGAGCAGGAACGGTTGACGGTCTTCATGGCCGCGGAGCTCGCCCGGCGCCGCAAGGAGCGCGGCGTCAGGCTGAACCACCCCGAGGCGGTCGCGTACATCTCCGACTGGTGCGTCGAGCGCGCCCGCGACGGCTGGGACGTGGCCGAGATCCGCGCCGAGGCCTCCCAGCTGCTGGACCCCGAGGACGTGATGCCCGGCGTCCCCGAGATGGTCGACATGATCCAGGTCGAGCCGGTCTTCCCCGACGGGACGAAGCTCGTGACCGTCCACGACCCCATCCGGTCGTCGGGCGCGATGGACCCCGGGAGCGACGACGAGGCGGCCGCCGACGGCGGCGAGCCGGCGGGCGACGCCGAGACGGACGCGGCGGGCGCCGAGGAGGCCGACTCGTGA
- the ureG gene encoding urease accessory protein UreG → MSLTHRDVATVGIGGPVGSGKTALVTELVPRLRDAGLDVGVIANDVLTQEDADALRERFAGVVPPDLVAGVETGACPHTGIREDPSMNLAQIDDFLADHPDLDLVIVESGGDNLAATFNPELADYSLYVISVAEGEDIPRKRGPGVVECDLLVVNKTDLAPHVDVDLDVLEADAADVRTGPFVFTNCKAGEGVDEVQEYVSEGVLFA, encoded by the coding sequence GTGAGCCTCACCCACCGCGACGTGGCGACGGTCGGCATCGGCGGTCCCGTGGGGTCGGGCAAGACCGCGCTGGTCACCGAACTCGTCCCCCGCCTGCGCGACGCGGGCCTGGACGTGGGCGTCATCGCCAACGACGTGCTCACCCAGGAGGACGCCGACGCGCTGCGCGAGCGGTTCGCGGGCGTCGTCCCGCCGGATCTCGTCGCCGGCGTCGAGACGGGCGCCTGCCCCCACACCGGCATCCGCGAGGACCCGTCGATGAACCTCGCGCAGATCGACGACTTCCTCGCCGACCACCCCGACCTCGACCTCGTCATCGTCGAGAGCGGCGGCGACAACCTCGCCGCGACGTTCAACCCCGAACTCGCCGACTACTCGCTGTACGTCATCTCGGTCGCGGAGGGCGAGGACATCCCGCGCAAGCGCGGCCCGGGCGTCGTCGAGTGCGACCTGCTCGTGGTCAACAAGACCGACCTCGCGCCCCACGTCGACGTGGACCTGGACGTGCTGGAGGCCGACGCCGCCGACGTGCGGACGGGCCCGTTCGTCTTCACGAACTGCAAGGCCGGCGAGGGGGTCGACGAGGTCCAAGAGTACGTCAGCGAGGGCGTGCTCTTCGCATAG
- a CDS encoding urease accessory protein UreD has protein sequence MAADTPERPANRRTGDEPPHPAFAEYAGESLPAAAVGSPGKDGRLELRFAADGAGETNLIRDLARAPFHVSGTLGHDPLPEAETVYVQSPTGGVAQGDRHDVTVAVGAGAVAHVSTQSSQKVLSMGRNYAAADVALSVGTDGHLDYVPEPTILHEDSRFFQGVDLDLAPDASAVVGDVVVPGRLARGEWFDFERYLSRLRVRRDGDLLVDDATHLRPADADPSAAGVMGGFAVLGTLYVLVPASEAGALDDLSDRLHAAATGAATDIGDRDDPAGDGPDDGDADAVRAGATRLPNDAGVVVRALGHRAETVTASLRAAWDEARTDLLGAGAPESRRP, from the coding sequence ATGGCCGCCGACACGCCAGAGCGACCGGCGAACCGGCGGACGGGCGACGAGCCGCCCCATCCCGCGTTCGCGGAGTACGCCGGGGAATCGCTGCCCGCGGCGGCGGTCGGCTCGCCGGGCAAGGACGGCCGACTCGAACTTCGATTCGCCGCTGACGGGGCGGGCGAGACGAACCTCATCCGTGACCTCGCGCGCGCGCCGTTCCACGTCAGCGGCACGCTCGGGCACGACCCGCTGCCCGAAGCGGAGACGGTGTACGTCCAGTCGCCGACCGGCGGCGTCGCCCAGGGCGACCGCCACGACGTGACCGTCGCGGTCGGGGCCGGCGCCGTCGCGCACGTCTCCACGCAGAGCTCCCAGAAGGTGCTCTCGATGGGGCGCAACTACGCCGCCGCGGACGTGGCGCTCTCGGTCGGGACGGACGGCCACCTCGACTACGTGCCCGAGCCGACCATCCTCCACGAGGATTCGCGGTTCTTCCAGGGGGTCGATCTCGACCTCGCGCCGGATGCGAGCGCGGTCGTCGGCGACGTGGTCGTTCCCGGGCGACTCGCCCGCGGCGAATGGTTCGACTTCGAGCGGTACCTCTCCCGGCTGCGCGTCCGCCGCGACGGCGACCTGCTGGTCGACGACGCGACCCACCTCCGGCCGGCCGACGCCGACCCCTCGGCGGCCGGCGTCATGGGCGGGTTCGCCGTGCTGGGGACGCTGTACGTGCTCGTCCCGGCGAGCGAGGCCGGCGCGCTCGACGACCTGAGCGACCGGCTCCACGCGGCCGCGACGGGCGCGGCCACGGATATCGGCGACCGCGACGACCCAGCCGGCGACGGCCCCGACGACGGCGACGCCGACGCCGTCCGCGCGGGGGCGACGCGGCTCCCGAACGACGCGGGTGTCGTCGTGCGCGCGCTGGGCCACCGCGCAGAGACGGTG
- the ureC gene encoding urease subunit alpha, translating into MTREVDREAYAELYGPTTGDRVRLGDTELFVEVEADLRTPGDEAVFGGGKTLRDGLGMSPGTTQEEGALDWVLTNALVMDPVLGIVAADIGIRDGEIAGIGKAGNPDTMDGVDMVVGPSTDVYPAEGKIATAGGLDIHIHFNSAQLHDHALASGITTMLGGGYGGGATTTTTGPENIKRFLQAAEEWPVNVGFYGKGNASKPGPLREQVEAGACGLKLHEDWGSMPAAIDTCLDVAEEEDVQVCMHTDTLNEAGFVENTFAAVDGRTMHLFHIEGAGGGHAPDIMEMVGQPNMLPSSTNPSMPYTVNTFDEHLDMVMVCHHLNPDVPEDVAFAESRVRAETIGAEDVLHDVGAISMMTSDSQAMGRMAEVICRTWQTASKMKAQRGPLPEDEAADTHEEADNFRAKRYLAKYTINPAISAGIDDYVGTLEPGKLADVVLWDPAFFGIKPAMTFKGGFPVYSEMGEANGSLMTCEPIMQRPRAGAAGKAKHGLSLSFVSPAAAEAGVGEEYGLDCPVVPVSGARTPGKADMHYNDYCPDDIEIDPETFEVRVDGEVVSAEPSEELPLAQRYML; encoded by the coding sequence ATGACCCGCGAGGTCGACCGCGAGGCCTACGCGGAGCTGTACGGCCCGACGACGGGCGACCGCGTGCGCCTGGGCGACACCGAGCTGTTCGTCGAGGTCGAGGCGGACCTGCGGACGCCGGGCGACGAGGCGGTCTTCGGCGGCGGGAAGACCCTGCGTGACGGCCTCGGGATGTCCCCCGGCACCACCCAGGAGGAGGGCGCGCTCGACTGGGTGCTCACGAACGCGCTCGTGATGGACCCCGTCCTCGGGATCGTCGCCGCGGACATCGGCATCCGCGACGGCGAGATAGCGGGGATCGGCAAGGCGGGCAACCCGGACACGATGGACGGCGTCGACATGGTGGTCGGCCCGTCGACCGACGTGTACCCCGCGGAGGGGAAGATCGCCACCGCCGGCGGGCTGGACATCCACATCCACTTCAACTCCGCGCAGTTGCACGACCACGCGCTCGCCTCCGGCATCACGACGATGCTCGGCGGGGGCTACGGCGGCGGCGCGACCACGACGACGACCGGGCCCGAGAACATCAAGCGGTTCCTCCAGGCCGCCGAGGAGTGGCCGGTCAACGTCGGCTTCTACGGCAAGGGCAACGCCTCGAAACCCGGTCCCCTCCGCGAGCAGGTCGAGGCGGGCGCCTGCGGGCTGAAACTCCACGAGGACTGGGGGTCGATGCCCGCGGCCATCGACACCTGTCTCGACGTGGCCGAGGAGGAGGACGTGCAGGTGTGCATGCACACGGACACGCTCAACGAGGCCGGGTTCGTCGAGAACACCTTCGCCGCCGTCGACGGGCGGACGATGCACCTGTTCCACATCGAGGGCGCGGGCGGCGGCCACGCCCCGGACATCATGGAGATGGTCGGCCAGCCCAACATGCTGCCCTCGTCGACGAACCCCTCGATGCCCTACACCGTGAACACGTTCGACGAGCACCTGGACATGGTGATGGTCTGCCACCACCTCAACCCCGACGTGCCCGAGGACGTGGCCTTCGCAGAGTCGCGCGTGCGCGCGGAGACCATCGGCGCCGAGGACGTGCTCCACGACGTGGGCGCCATCTCGATGATGACCTCCGACTCCCAGGCGATGGGGCGGATGGCCGAGGTTATCTGCCGGACCTGGCAGACCGCCTCGAAGATGAAGGCCCAGCGCGGCCCCCTGCCGGAGGACGAGGCGGCCGACACCCACGAGGAGGCCGACAACTTCCGCGCGAAACGGTACCTCGCGAAGTACACGATCAACCCGGCCATCTCGGCGGGCATCGACGACTACGTCGGCACGCTCGAACCGGGCAAGCTCGCCGACGTGGTGCTGTGGGACCCCGCCTTCTTCGGTATCAAGCCCGCGATGACGTTCAAGGGCGGCTTCCCGGTCTACTCGGAGATGGGCGAGGCCAACGGCTCGCTGATGACCTGCGAGCCAATCATGCAGCGACCCCGCGCCGGCGCGGCCGGGAAGGCCAAACACGGCCTGTCGCTCTCCTTCGTCAGTCCGGCGGCCGCCGAGGCCGGGGTCGGCGAGGAGTACGGCCTCGACTGTCCCGTCGTCCCCGTCTCGGGCGCTCGCACGCCCGGGAAGGCGGACATGCACTACAACGACTACTGCCCGGACGACATCGAGATCGACCCCGAGACCTTCGAGGTGCGGGTCGACGGCGAGGTCGTCTCGGCGGAACCGAGCGAGGAACTCCCCCTCGCCCAGCGGTACATGCTGTGA